The proteins below come from a single Megalops cyprinoides isolate fMegCyp1 chromosome 5, fMegCyp1.pri, whole genome shotgun sequence genomic window:
- the uck1 gene encoding uridine-cytidine kinase 1 — MASAGPLSETERPRHRPFLIGVSGGTASGKSTVCAKIMELLGQNKVDHRQRKVVIVSQDSFYRVLTSEQKSKALKGQYNFDHPDAFDNELMYKTLKDIVEGKVVEVPTYDFVTHSRLEERITVYPADVVLFEGILVFYSQEVRDMFHMKLFVDTDSDVRLSRRVLRDMKRGRDLEQILSQYTTFVKPAFEEFCLPTKKYADVIIPRGVDNMVAINLIVQHIQDILNGDICKWQRGSVSGHSRGFKRAISEQGDMPNGAANPPGKRVLLEPSSRPH, encoded by the exons ATGGCGTCCGCCGGACCGCTTTCAGAGACCGAACGGCCGCGACATCGACCTTTTTTGATAGGAGTGAGCGGAGGGACAGCAAGTGGTAAG TCCACAGTGTGTGCTAAAATTATGGAGTTGCTGGGACAGAACAAAGTGGACCATCGGCAGAGGAAAGTCGTCATTGTCAGTCAGGACAGTTTCTACCGAGTCCTGACTTCTGAGCAGAAAAGCAAGGCACTCAAGGGCCAGTACAACTTTGACCATCCAG ATGCTTTTGACAATGAACTGATGTACAAAACTCTCAAGGATATTGTGGAAGGGAAGGTGGTTGAGGTTCCAACTTACGATTTCGTCACTCATTCCAG acTAGAGGAGCGGATCACCGTGTACCCAGCTGACGTCGTGCTCTTTGAGGGCATCCTGGTCTTCTACTCGCAGGAGGTCCGCGACATGTTCCACATGAAGCTGTTTGTGGACACGGACTCTGACGTGCGGCTGTCGCGCAGAG TTCTGAGGGACATGAAGAGAGGCCGAGACTTGGAGCAGATCCTCTCCCAGTACACCACCTTCGTGAAGCCTGCCTTTGAGGAGTTCTGTCTGCCG ACCAAGAAATATGCAGATGTTATTATACCTCGAGGGGTTGACAACATGG TGGCCATCAACCTGATTGTGCAGCACATCCAGGACATCCTAAACGGGGACATTTGCAAGTGGCAGCGGGGCTCGGTCAGCGGGCACAGCCGGGGCTTTAAGAGGGCCATCTCCGAGCAGGGTGACATGCCTAACGGGGCCGCCAACCCCCCGGGGAAGAGGGTCCTCTTGGAGCCCAGCAGCCGACCCCATTGA